The DNA region AGaaaccactatcaaaataccagtcttcacttgatgaAACTCTGAAAGATGTGTGGGCTATGAGGCAAGAGACTTCACCTTTGGGTATCCAAGCCTTCTGGGATGATTTGAGGACCTTCTGAATCTGggatatccatatagcttgaagcagtaagacttaatgtgaccaaacctaccacagtaatgacatctccaagGAGTTGGTGCAGTAAACTTCTGAGTATTTGTATGTTGAGGCAcatgttgtgacatcgggttTGACATCCGATAGTTAACTGGATTTTTGAACTCAGAGTTTTCTTTAGCACTCACAAACTTCTttgatgctttctgatttcctTTATTCTCATACTTGTAACTGAAACCAATGTCTTTCACACTTcttccttgcttgctagtttcttccAAGATCTCTTCTAGCATGTTGGATCCACTGTTCAGCATACGCACTGATTTATATGTTGTTTCAAGTTTTCCTATCAGATTGGACACCTTTTCTTGAAGCTCAACAATTGTTAGGAGAAGTTTGGCCTTTTCTACAGTTTCAACATCTTTCAGTTTTGTATTCCAATCCTCAAGATCATCCTCTAATTTATCAATAGTTCCCCtcaggttttcattttcagtcttgAGTAGTTCTACCTCATCCCCTTGCTCCTTCAACCTCTTgcaattttctttccatttgatGTGCAACAACCTGTATGTCTCCTCTAGCTCTTCATATGTCATCTCATCcccactggaatctgagtcattAACAGCTCCTGAAAAAGCATTCACTTTGTTGGCAGAtaattcttcctcatcctcagtaTCCTCATCTGACTATGTAACTACCATAcctttcttctgtttcttcaaataggttgcacactcagatctaatgtgaccatacccctcacattcatgacactgaacacccTTGCCTTGGTCTGATTTGTCTTCCTCTTTGGCCTTTCGCTGGGAATTGAAGGATTTGGAGTTGTCTGacttaatgtcctggacattaggcttATTTCTTCTGTCTATCTTCCTTAGAGCTCTAttgaattttctagcaagaaGAGCCAAGGATTCTGATAAATTCTCACTTTCACTGtcagcatcatctccttcagcAGTGTTGGATACAAAGGCAATACTTTTGGTCTTCTTCTCTGGTTTCTCACCCACTTTCAATTCATACGTCTACAAGGAACCAATTagctcatc from Lotus japonicus ecotype B-129 chromosome 2, LjGifu_v1.2 includes:
- the LOC130736517 gene encoding uncharacterized protein LOC130736517; this translates as MSRLQMLTTRFENLAMTEDETISEYHMHVRDQSNTSFALGEPMSDEKLTYELKVGEKPEKKTKSIAFVSNTAEGDDADSESENLSESLALLARKFNRALRKIDRRNKPNVQDIKSDNSKSFNSQRKAKEEDKSDQGAVNDSDSSGDEMTYEELEETYRLLHIKWKENCKRLKEQGDEVELLKTENENLRGTIDKLEDDLEDWNTKLKDVETVEKAKLLLTIVELQEKVSNLIGKLETTYKSVRMLNSGSNMLEEILEETSKQGRSVKDIGFSYKYENKGNQKASKKFIQKVLKSSQKAWIPKGEVSCLIAHTSFRVSSSEDWYFDSGFSKHMTGNKEYLENLKEYSSISVTFGDGAKGKIKCIGKLVNSGSPDLNNVLLVKGLATNLIIISQLCDQDLNVLFSKTECMVTTSNHKVVMRGVRSKDNCYMWVPQEKAQVSRCLISKVDELNL